The following are from one region of the Desulfovibrio sp. TomC genome:
- a CDS encoding linear amide C-N hydrolase codes for MTRSIAAMLFLLFSLTISWSGVLACTSVRIKTTDGMVFYARTMEGEWTLQTVLGVVPQGTAYQGTLPDGTSNGLKWKNKYAFVGMFDFGMPLASDGMNEKGLVVGQLFLPGYAAYESYESSEADKTVAQFEYGTWLLSNFSSVAEVRKNYRNVRVCQGPTNTAGPLPLHYVVHDPSGDCVVIEYTAGKVTIYDNPLGVMTNSPTFDWMLTNLDNYINLSVMNTPQKELTGLTLKQFGQGSGLYGLPGDYSPPSRFVRMVTLAQAALPATGAPQGLNQAITILDNVDIPIGAVRGWEGKEARYDKTIWSVVADAANLRYYFRSMDNKNWRYVDLAKAFAGAKGITTIPVFIPVDYPDVTSQATPLK; via the coding sequence ATGACCAGAAGTATCGCTGCCATGCTGTTCCTGCTGTTCTCGCTCACGATCTCATGGTCCGGTGTCCTGGCCTGCACCAGTGTGCGGATCAAAACGACGGATGGAATGGTCTTTTATGCCCGGACCATGGAAGGCGAATGGACCTTGCAGACGGTCCTGGGTGTGGTCCCCCAGGGAACGGCCTATCAGGGCACCTTGCCCGACGGGACGTCCAACGGACTCAAATGGAAGAACAAGTACGCCTTTGTGGGCATGTTCGATTTCGGGATGCCCCTGGCTTCCGACGGCATGAACGAGAAAGGTCTGGTGGTCGGCCAGCTGTTCCTGCCGGGCTACGCCGCCTACGAATCGTATGAATCCTCCGAGGCCGACAAGACCGTGGCACAATTCGAGTACGGGACCTGGCTGCTGTCGAATTTCTCCAGTGTTGCCGAGGTGCGGAAAAACTACCGGAACGTGCGGGTCTGCCAAGGCCCCACGAACACGGCCGGCCCCCTGCCCCTGCATTACGTGGTGCATGACCCCTCGGGCGACTGCGTGGTCATTGAGTACACGGCCGGCAAGGTCACGATCTACGACAATCCGCTGGGCGTCATGACCAATTCCCCCACCTTCGACTGGATGCTCACCAACCTCGACAATTATATCAATCTTTCCGTCATGAACACGCCGCAGAAGGAGCTGACGGGCTTGACGCTCAAACAGTTCGGCCAGGGCTCCGGTCTCTACGGCCTGCCCGGAGACTACAGCCCCCCCAGCCGTTTTGTGCGCATGGTGACCCTGGCCCAGGCCGCCCTGCCGGCAACGGGCGCGCCCCAGGGGCTCAATCAGGCCATCACCATCCTGGACAACGTGGATATTCCCATCGGCGCCGTGCGCGGCTGGGAAGGGAAGGAAGCGCGCTACGACAAGACGATCTGGTCCGTGGTGGCTGACGCCGCCAATCTTCGCTATTATTTCCGCAGCATGGACAACAAGAACTGGCGTTATGTCGATTTGGCCAAGGCCTTTGCCGGGGCCAAGGGGATAACGACCATCCCGGTCTTTATCCCGGTCGACTATCCCGATGTGACGAGCCAGGCGACGCCTCTGAAATAA
- a CDS encoding SphA family protein: protein MPQLSITKTVSRASWLCLGFLIVSLLCVPTPARAVEGGVSHYILGAYGDFLMGYIPAPGFYVRNDTLYQSAHTDSTFKGGKIYAGLDEQMVMNITKLSYIFDVPAMGGFLGAGVGVPVIINEHLSGDVAADYTRRSRTTGLETPHQFDIGGGGNRGGLSDLFLMPVIAGWNFGECHLVVSPIIFLPTGYYNSKKLTNLGMNYTTFDGNVAFTWLGKSNFEVSVNAGYMINTENITTHYLSGNQLHADWTAAYHVNERLALGAVGYLFAQTTPDTGSGATLGSNLSSGTGIGPAITYTVPIAGKDIMLATKWLHGIGASHSPLGDTVYASFALKF, encoded by the coding sequence ATGCCGCAACTCTCAATAACCAAAACCGTATCCCGGGCTTCCTGGCTGTGTCTCGGTTTCCTGATCGTCAGCCTGTTGTGCGTCCCCACGCCCGCCCGGGCCGTTGAAGGGGGCGTGAGCCACTACATCCTGGGAGCCTACGGCGATTTCCTCATGGGCTACATCCCGGCTCCGGGCTTCTACGTGCGAAACGACACGCTCTATCAGTCGGCGCATACGGACAGCACCTTCAAGGGCGGTAAAATATACGCCGGACTCGACGAGCAGATGGTCATGAACATCACCAAACTCTCGTACATCTTCGATGTTCCGGCCATGGGCGGATTTCTCGGGGCGGGCGTCGGGGTGCCCGTCATCATCAATGAGCACCTCTCCGGCGACGTGGCCGCCGACTATACCCGTCGCTCCCGCACGACCGGCCTGGAGACGCCGCATCAATTTGACATCGGCGGCGGCGGCAACCGGGGCGGACTATCCGATCTTTTTCTGATGCCGGTCATTGCCGGCTGGAATTTTGGCGAGTGCCATCTCGTGGTTTCGCCGATCATCTTTCTGCCCACAGGCTATTACAACTCCAAAAAGCTCACCAACCTCGGCATGAACTACACCACGTTTGACGGCAACGTGGCCTTCACCTGGCTTGGCAAAAGCAACTTCGAGGTGTCCGTCAACGCCGGCTACATGATCAACACCGAAAACATCACCACGCATTATCTTTCCGGCAACCAGCTGCACGCGGACTGGACAGCGGCCTACCACGTCAACGAGCGTCTGGCCCTGGGGGCGGTCGGCTACCTTTTTGCCCAGACCACCCCGGACACAGGGTCGGGCGCAACCCTGGGGTCCAACCTGTCCTCCGGGACCGGCATCGGACCGGCCATCACCTACACCGTCCCTATCGCCGGCAAGGATATTATGCTTGCCACCAAATGGCTGCACGGGATCGGAGCCAGCCACAGCCCGCTTGGCGACACGGTGTACGCTTCCTTCGCGCTCAAGTTTTAG
- a CDS encoding chemotaxis protein CheY, whose translation MAKVMLIDKDLSQGNMLAEMIKQTHHEVVLVHSVAEAVGIFKREPIDLVVLDIVPEADAALTVAGVRKGVDDVLQRKIPLLVVAKSFSESAFLLERGDVDVLVEVPTHADQLKQMVEQYVGCKVK comes from the coding sequence ATGGCAAAAGTCATGCTTATCGATAAAGATCTATCGCAGGGGAATATGCTGGCGGAGATGATCAAGCAAACACATCACGAAGTCGTTTTGGTGCATTCCGTGGCCGAAGCGGTCGGCATCTTCAAACGGGAGCCAATTGATCTGGTTGTCCTGGATATTGTCCCGGAGGCGGATGCGGCACTGACGGTTGCTGGCGTCAGAAAAGGCGTCGATGACGTTTTGCAGCGCAAGATCCCGCTGCTTGTTGTCGCCAAAAGCTTTAGCGAAAGTGCCTTTTTGCTGGAGCGGGGCGATGTCGACGTGTTGGTGGAAGTGCCGACGCATGCAGACCAGCTCAAGCAAATGGTTGAGCAATATGTCGGGTGCAAGGTCAAGTAA
- a CDS encoding glutaredoxin family protein: MTTPIKVFTLATCPHCTRAKDYLDEHNIPYDAVNVDFLSGEERNQVMDTVRKYNPEVTFPTIVIGSTVIVGFRSEQIEAALKELGGD, encoded by the coding sequence ATGACGACCCCGATCAAGGTCTTCACCCTGGCGACCTGCCCCCACTGTACCCGTGCGAAAGACTATCTCGACGAACACAACATTCCCTACGATGCGGTCAATGTGGATTTCCTGTCCGGCGAAGAGCGCAATCAGGTGATGGACACGGTGCGCAAATACAACCCGGAAGTCACCTTCCCGACCATTGTGATCGGCAGCACGGTCATCGTCGGCTTTCGTTCCGAACAAATCGAAGCGGCTCTCAAGGAACTTGGCGGCGACTGA